One Brassica napus cultivar Da-Ae chromosome C2, Da-Ae, whole genome shotgun sequence DNA window includes the following coding sequences:
- the LOC106348836 gene encoding serine/arginine-rich-splicing factor SR34-like, which translates to MSSRSSRTIYVGNLPGDIREREVEDLFSKYGPVVQIDLKIPPRPPGYAFVEFEDPRDADDAIHGRDGYDFDGHCLRVELAHGGRRSSNDARSSYGRDGGDRGRGPSRRSEFRVLVSGLPSSASWQDLKDHMRKGGEVCFSQVYRDGRGTTGIVDYTSYEDMKYAIKKLDDTEFRNAFSRGYVRVREYDSRRDSKSPSRGRSYSKSRSRSRSRGRSHSRSRSRSRSPKAKSSRRSPAKSTSRSPRSRSKSRSPPPRGSRSRSTSPLPFVQKEASKSPSKLSPAKSPMRSRSKSRSRSPAR; encoded by the exons ATGAGCAGCCGTTCAAGTAGAACTATATACGTGGGGAACCTTCCAGGCGATATCCGggagagagaggttgaagattTGTTCAGTAAG TATGGACCTGTTGTTCAAATCGATCTGAAGATCCCACCAAGGCCTCCTGGCTATGCCTTCGTCGAG TTTGAGGATCCTCGGGATGCTGATGATGCAATTCATGGTCGTGATGGATATGACTTTGACGGCCATTGTTTACGG GTGGAGCTAGCACATGGTGGGAGGCGTTCATCTAATGATGCTCGTAGTAGTTACGGTCGTGATGGTGGAGACCGTGGGCGTGGACCATCTAGGAGATCTGAGTTCCGTG TTCTTGTGTCAGGTTTGCCTTCATCTGCTTCCTGGCAAGACCTCAAG GATCACATGCGTAAAGGAGGAGAAGTCTGTTTCTCTCAAGTCTACCGTGATGGTAGAG GTACAACTGGAATTGTAGATTACACCAGCTACGAGGACATGAAGTATGCG ATTAAAAAGCTCGATGACACAGAGTTTAGGAATGCGTTTTCTCGTGGATATGTCCGG GTTCGAGAATATGATTCAAGGAGGGATTCGAAAAGCCCCAGCCGTGGAAGATCTTATTCTAAAAGCCGTAGCCGTAGTCGCAGCCGTGGGCGGAGCCACAGTCGTAGCCGCAGCAGGAGCAGGAGCCCAAAGGCTAAATCTTCCCGTAGATCGCCTGCAAAATCTACGTCAAGATCCCCTCGTTCCCGCTCAAAGTCAAGGTCACCACCTCCGCGAGG ATCTCGTTCAAGGTCAACATCTCCTCTGCCTTTT GTTCAGAAGGAAGCAAGTAAGAGCCCTAGCAAGCTGAGTCCAGCCAAGAGCCCTATGCGTAGCAGGAGCAAGAGCAGAAGCAGGAGTCCAGCTCG GTAA
- the LOC106381627 gene encoding co-chaperone protein p23-1-like, whose product MSRHPEVKWAETTDKIFLTVVLADSKETKVNLLPEGVFDFSAKAGPENHVYELKLELHDKVNVDESKINIGVRSIFCIIEKAEPERWNKLIRGGKAPHYVKIDWDKWVDEDDEGSAGAGDMDMGGMGGMDFSSLAGMGGMPGMGGMPGLGGLGGMGGLEGLGGMGGMGDMEEFEDSDDEEETAKSGDKKDEAVKEEAKPVDVK is encoded by the exons ATGAG TCGTCATCCCGAAGTGAAGTGGGCAGAGACCACTGACAAGATTTTCCTCACCGTAGTGTTAGCTGATTCCAAGGAGACTAAAGTTAATCTCCTCCCAGAAGGAGTCTTTGATTTCTCTGCAAAAGCTGGTCCTGAAAACCACGTTTATGAGCTTAAACTCGAGCTTCACGATAAAGTCAACGTGGAT GAAAGCAAAATCAACATTGGAGTGAGAAGCATATTCTGCATAATAGAGAAGGCAGAGCCGGAAAGGTGGAACAAGCTAATCCGTGGAGGGAAAGCGCCACACTATGTCAAGATTGATTGGGACAAGTGGGTGGATGAGGACGATGAAGGCAGTGCTG GTGCTGGAGATATGGATATGGGAGGAATGGGTGGAATGGATTTCTCG AGCTTGGCCGGAATGGGTGGAATGCCCGGTATGGGTGGAATGCCCGGACTTGGAGGACTTGGCGGTATGGGTGGACTTGAAGGACTTGGCGGCATGGGAGGCATGGGAGACATGGAAGAGTTTGAAGACAGTGATGATGAAG aAGAAACAGCAAAATCAGGAGACAAGAAAGATGAAGCTGTTAAGGAGGAAGCGAAACCAGTAGATGTTAAGTGA